The genomic stretch AATTAGGAACGGAAAAGGAATTATTTAAGATTAAACATCTGCCGATTAACATTCAAACCGCTATATCTGAAGATATAAAAATCTTGGATGACAGCTATGGCAAAGACAGAAATATTGATGTTGATATGGGCGGTTTTGTTGTTGTATGCAATAAGGGAGAACGGCTTAATATTGAGAATTTTCAAATTGATTTTGAGGTGACTGAATTTTTACAAGCCATTTGTCCCTATGTGAAAAAGCTCTATATATCAGGCACAGAGCGGAATATCATCATATATAAAAAACAGGAATAATACGGACAAACACAAGGACAACGGGATTTTACTTCTGAAATCGGATTTGGTAAAATATTACCAAGAGGTGGTAAACGTGGGAGGTGAACAAGCAAAAAAGCTGTTTAGGCATTGGAAATTTGAACACTATGTTGTTCGAATTTCCAATGCCGAATTCCGTTTATGAGGAAATTTCGGAAGAATTTGGTTTTGATGTTGCAATTAAGATGTATCAGATTTATAAGGTTATGCAGATTTCATTTCCGACCCGTCTTTTTAACCCTGAATATGTCAAAAAGCAAATTCCGATAGAATATGACGGAACTAATGTTAAGCAGTTAGCAAAAAAATACGGCTACAGTGAGAAAACCGTAAGACGAATGATTAAAGATTTATGAGGAGGAAATTATGAGGAAGAGTATAACATCGGTGATGTTGGCTGTTTGTATTTTGTTATCGGCAAACAGTGTTTTTGCGTTAAATTTGTATAACTACACCACAAAAGAAGAATTGTATCTGGACGACGAGGGCTGGTCAGAAAAGGGGCTTGAAGCCTACAAGAGCGAATGCCGAGAAGAAGGATTTATTCCCGAGGACGAAATTCCTGCCGAGGATTTGGTAACGTTGTATTCAGCAGACGGAAGAACAATGAAAACCGTGTATTTTCTTGTCGATACCTATAAAAACCTTGGATGGACGCTTGCAAAACCTGTGACAATGTATGCATGCTTCGGACGGAAGAACGATAAGTGTTTTGGAAAGCGAAGTTGAAGATTACAAAAAGGTAGGCTGGTTTGTAAATTCGGAAGTTACAATGTATTCCTTGGACGGACGTTCGGTCAGCGTGCCGATATCAGAGGTTAACGAATATAAAAGAGTCGGTTGGTACGAAACAAAAGTCACATCCGTAACTATGTATGCGCCCGACGGCAGAACATTATCGGTTGAGAATACCGAGGCAGAGGCACAGAAAAAAGCCGGCCGGTATGAAAGTTTAGCTGAGGCAAAAGCAGCGGCGAAAGCGCAGTCTGCACAACACACCGCACAACCGAAACAGGAGCAGAAAAGCTCGTATTCGATAAGCGGCTGCTACGAAAATACGAGATTCCGAACATTTACAAATATAACGGGAATATCGTATTCGGATAAGTCGTCTACCGACACGGGAAGCACTATTTACAACTACGGATATGTGCCGGAAGAATACATTTATTCGTATATTGCGGCTTTGCAAAATGACGGATTAACATATGACGGAGCTGAAAATTACGGTGTTTCGCTGCTTTTGACAATGCGTGACACAAACAACGGTGCTATGCTTATTATGGCATATGACGGGTTCGGCAAGACCTTGAGAATATCCGTCGCACCTTAAGAAACACACACTTTTGTGCAAAATTTCTTTGCAATACCATTGATTTTTACAAAACAATGTGCTACAATCATAGTGAAGTTAAACTTAACTAACTTAATACTGTTAACGGAAATCGGAGGGGTAACTATGATGAAGTATATCGGGTTTTACTGGAATGTTCTGGCGCCTTTGATGAAAGGCAGTATCAAAAAGCGTTTCGGGAGAGACATTGCCGATAAGGCGATAAAAAACGGCAAGGAAAAATACAGGTATATTCTCGAAAAAGCGAACGATTTGGGAAATCATAATCCTCTTGCGCACAATGCATATTTTGCCTATGCATTTGTTGCCGCGTGGCTCGGCTGTGACAAGGCGCTGACGCCTGAACAGATGGGCGATGTGATGGGCGACGTTCTGCACAAGGTCGGTTTTCTTTTCAGCACCACCGATATGAACAAAAAATCGCACGTTGAAAAATATAAGAAAATATTGGGAAAGTACATAGACTGGCAGTCGGAAAACCTAAAAAAATATCCGTCGTCCTGGAAAATGTATGTTGATGATGTACCGAATGGTTTTTCGTATCATTTCACATCGTGTCCCATTGCCGCGACCTGCAAAAAGCTCGGCTTTCCCGAAATTATGCCGCCGCTTTGCCAAACCGATCACACGATGGCGGCTATCAGGCACGGAAAACTTAAACGTAACGGTACCATTGCGGACGGCGCGGACATATGCGATTACTGGTTTATAGGAGATAAGGATAATTTTCAGTAGTCATCAGAGAGTTGTACCCCGTATGCCTTGCATACAATGCATTAAAACGGACGTTTGCCGGAAACGGATTTTCGGCAGACGTCTGCTTTTAATAAAAATTTATCAAAACTATTGACAAATTAAAAAACGTGTGGTATTATTCTAACAGGGTTAGTAAACACTAACTTAATATTTATAGGCGGTGAAGATAAACGCTTATATTTTTTGAAAGTGGGTTAGTTAAAACTAACTTTGTGAAAGGAGTACACTATGCTTGAAGCATTGCTTGCGTATCACTGCGCGCCGGCATTTGCCGGAATAAAGCCTGCAAACATCGCAGCCTGTCAAAAATCAAAGTATCCCGATTTGCACGGCGAGCTTGAAAAACTTAACGGCGAGCTGAACTGCAAGGGCATTTACATAGATATTCTGTGCGAATGTGAAAAACACGCGCTCGTGATTGCTTACCGCAAAAGCGTGCTGGATAAGCATTTGCACCAAAGCGCAAATCGCGCGTTTCTTTCGCATTACGGCTATGCAAAAGACGGAAATTTCGACGATTATGTAAATACGCTGAAATCGCGTCTTGACGGCGACAGTTTTCCGCACGAAATCGGCGTTTTTCTGGGATATCCTCTGCGTGATATATATTGCTTTATAAACCACCGCAACGAGGGCTGTAAGCTGGTGGGCGAGTGGAAGGTTTATCACAATGCCGAGGAGGCGAAAAAGACATTTTCGAGGTTTAAGGCATGCCGAAAAGCACTTTTTCGCCGCGTTACGCAAAGAGGCAGAACACTTGCACAGATTTTTTGCGCGGCGTAAATATATTGAATTTTAAGATTGTAAGGTTATCGGAAAAATTCGGTAATTTGCATAAATTTATTAAAGGGGAGGTTTTACAAAATGAGTAAAACGGCAGTTATTTATTGGAGCGGTACAGGCAATACGGAGACAATGGCGCAGGCGGTTGCGGAGGGCGCAAAATCGGTTAATCCCGATACGGCGTATTTTTCGGTTTCGGAAATCTCGGCAGATGACGCCTCAAGCTATGATACGCTTATTTTAGGTTGTCCCGCAATGGGTTCCGAGGTTTTGGAGGAAGATGAATTTGAACCGTTTTTCACTGCGCTTGAAGGAAAAATTTCGGGCAAAAACGTTGCGCTTTTCGGCTCTTACGGCTGGGGCGACGGCGAATGGATGAGAAACTGGGAGGAACGCGTTACCGGCGCAGGCGCCAAACTTGTCGGCGGCGAGGGATTGATTATCAACGAAACACCCGACGACGCAGGACTTGAACAGTGCAAAGAGCTCGGCAAAAAAGCCGCGGAAGCATAATAAAACACAAAGAAATCAAATAAATTAAAAACGGCGGTACGGTTTAAAGTGTAAGTAAGCTGTACCGCCGTTTTACGTTAATTTTTAAAACACCTTTTGACAGACAAGTATATTTTCGGGTATATGATAAAATATATACTTGAAAGGTTGTGAAAATTATGAATGAAAGAGTTGTTACAAAAGCACTTGCAGAAAAATTCAGAGCGTATCTTTACGAGGAGGAGAAAAGCGAAAACACAATCGAAAAATATCTGCGCGACGTTCGTTTTTTTGCGGAAAACGTCGGCAATAAAAAACTGCATAAAAGCGATGTTTTGGAATACAAGCATACATTGTGCCAAAGATACGCGCCGAGGAGCGTAAATTCCGTTATTTCGTCGCTCAACGCATTTTTTATGTTCGCCGAGTGGTATGAATTAAAGATAAAAACGCTGAAAATTCAAAAGCAGATTTTTGCCGACAAAAAACGCGAGCTTGAAAAAAGCGAATACGAAAAACTTCTCACGGCGGCAAAGGATAAGAAAAACGAGCGTTTGTATTATTTAATGCAGACAATCGCGAGCACGGGACTCCGCGTGTCGGAAATACGGTATGTGACGGTTGACGCGGTTAAAAACGGCGAGGCGGTTATAAACTGCAAGGGCAAAATCAGGCAGGTATTTCTGCCGAAAAAGCTATGTGTTATGCTTAAATCGTATGTCAAATCGCAGGGGATAAAAAGCGGTTCGGTGTTTGTTTCCAAAAACGGAAATCCGCTCAATCGGTGCAATATCTGGAAAATGCTCAAACTTTTGTGCGAAAGCGCAAACGTAGACAAATCGAAAGTTTTTCCGCACAATTTCCGTCATCTTTTCGCGCGGACGTTTTATTCACTGCAAAAGGATATAGTCCGTCTTGCGGACATTCTGGGACATTCAAGCATAAACACAACAAGAATTTACACAATGGAAACGGGAGAAATCCACCGCAGGCAAATACAGCATCTCGGACTTTTGCGGTGCTGAAAAAAGAAAAAAACCACATAATCAGTATTATGTGATTTAAAATTTTAAAGTACATATAAGATACAGTTCGATTATAGCATTGAACTTTGCTGATGTCAATATATTGTCGGTA from Qingrenia yutianensis encodes the following:
- a CDS encoding tyrosine-type recombinase/integrase, producing the protein MNERVVTKALAEKFRAYLYEEEKSENTIEKYLRDVRFFAENVGNKKLHKSDVLEYKHTLCQRYAPRSVNSVISSLNAFFMFAEWYELKIKTLKIQKQIFADKKRELEKSEYEKLLTAAKDKKNERLYYLMQTIASTGLRVSEIRYVTVDAVKNGEAVINCKGKIRQVFLPKKLCVMLKSYVKSQGIKSGSVFVSKNGNPLNRCNIWKMLKLLCESANVDKSKVFPHNFRHLFARTFYSLQKDIVRLADILGHSSINTTRIYTMETGEIHRRQIQHLGLLRC
- a CDS encoding DUF3793 family protein — protein: MLEALLAYHCAPAFAGIKPANIAACQKSKYPDLHGELEKLNGELNCKGIYIDILCECEKHALVIAYRKSVLDKHLHQSANRAFLSHYGYAKDGNFDDYVNTLKSRLDGDSFPHEIGVFLGYPLRDIYCFINHRNEGCKLVGEWKVYHNAEEAKKTFSRFKACRKALFRRVTQRGRTLAQIFCAA
- a CDS encoding L-2-amino-thiazoline-4-carboxylic acid hydrolase, which translates into the protein MMKYIGFYWNVLAPLMKGSIKKRFGRDIADKAIKNGKEKYRYILEKANDLGNHNPLAHNAYFAYAFVAAWLGCDKALTPEQMGDVMGDVLHKVGFLFSTTDMNKKSHVEKYKKILGKYIDWQSENLKKYPSSWKMYVDDVPNGFSYHFTSCPIAATCKKLGFPEIMPPLCQTDHTMAAIRHGKLKRNGTIADGADICDYWFIGDKDNFQ
- a CDS encoding Mor transcription activator family protein translates to MLFEFPMPNSVYEEISEEFGFDVAIKMYQIYKVMQISFPTRLFNPEYVKKQIPIEYDGTNVKQLAKKYGYSEKTVRRMIKDL
- a CDS encoding flavodoxin, yielding MSKTAVIYWSGTGNTETMAQAVAEGAKSVNPDTAYFSVSEISADDASSYDTLILGCPAMGSEVLEEDEFEPFFTALEGKISGKNVALFGSYGWGDGEWMRNWEERVTGAGAKLVGGEGLIINETPDDAGLEQCKELGKKAAEA